In the Topomyia yanbarensis strain Yona2022 chromosome 3, ASM3024719v1, whole genome shotgun sequence genome, one interval contains:
- the LOC131688718 gene encoding uncharacterized protein LOC131688718 isoform X1 yields MQMANEWEAPSRKTSQCLSDGSNSSASSPHSSLQHIPAYNYFDSANQQHYLHYPATSRTNHSRRLSATNDVRNYHHRAMERAAYANRSFIHHEQQQYAPQRAAGFTFESSHYGIDDSDRKNDRRRHSLYHIAQLSASKMDDLKHRFDEYSSSAAVGRGPHAGGGGGSRRPSRQSGGNQFTADGGRLNLGYSGSRSLEVYEPKPYRITQAEARQKGGSSAKTPKRGSRSSQGSTDSSHSSHSASSGSLLLTVANLENFAKIHKKHEPSYGTSKTMEEYLSSSTGMVPTAAILDAVGSKYNSNFILKQTHAENDTSSTDQIEKDYLKVNLPTESAIISIEEIASDLQQQRQQLQDQQNRATKTKDPDSESVASSTHFTMINGVGGPQRLPKSGICSRGHQITVLIVTMSIVFMVGICAAVFFLEMRAREMPR; encoded by the exons ATGGCCAACGAATGGGAAGCACCTTCCCGCAAAACCTCGCAATGCCTGTCCGATGGAAGCAACAGCAGCGCAAGTTCCCCACATTCCAGCCTTCAGCACATCCCAGCCTACAACTATTTCGACAGTGCCAACCAGCAGCATTATCTGCACTATCCGGCCACCAGTAGAACCAACCACAGTAGAAGACTCAGTGCCACGAATGACGTGAGGAACTATCATCACCGGGCGATGGAACGAGCCGCATATGCCAATCGAAGTTTCATACACCACGAACAGCAGCAGTACGCGCCACAACGGGCTGCCGGGTTTACCTTTGAATCGTCGCACTACGGAATCGATGATTCCGATCGTAAAAATGATCGCCGCCGCCATAGTCTGTACCATATCGCACAGCTGAGTGCGTCCAAGATGGATGATTTGAAACATCGGTTCGATGAGTACAGCTCCTCGGCGGCAGTTGGAAGAGGACCTCATGCGGGGGGTGGAGGCGGAAGTCGACGCCCGAGCCGGCAGAGCGGTGGCAATCAATTTACTGCTGATGGTGGTAGACTGAATCTTGGTTACAGCGGTAGCAGAAGTTTGGAAGTTTACGAGCCTAAACCGTACCGAATCACGCAGGCCGAAGCTAGGCAGAAAGGTGGCAGTAGTGCGAAAACACCAAAACGTGGCTCAAGGTCGTCACAAGGATCGACTGACAGTAGTCACAGTTCACAT AGTGCCTCGTCCGGCTCGCTACTGTTGACGGTAGcgaatttggaaaattttgcaAAGATCCACAAAAAACACGAACCCAGTTACGGCACCAGCAAAACCATGGAAGAGTACCTTTCCTCATCAACCGGAATGGTTCCGACTGCGGCCATATTAGACGCTGTTGGTAGCAAGTATAACAGCAACTTCATTTTGAAACAGACCCACGCCGAAAACGACACCAGTTCAACGGATCAAATCGAAAAAGACTATCTCAAAGTTAATCTGCCGACTGAGTCGGCCATCATTTCGATCGAGGAAATTGCCTCGGATCTGCAGCAACAACGACAACAGCTACAGGATCAACAGAATCGAGCAACGAAAACCAAAGATCCGGACTCGGAATCGGTGGCCAGTTCAACGCATTTTACCATGATCAATGGTGTGGGCGGTCCCCAGCGGTTGCCCAAGAGTGGCATCTGCTCCCGAGGGCACCAGATCACGGTGCTGATCGTGACGATGAGCATCGTTTTCATGGTCGGGATCTGCGCGGCAGTGTTCTTTCTGGAAA
- the LOC131688718 gene encoding uncharacterized protein LOC131688718 isoform X2, giving the protein MANEWEAPSRKTSQCLSDGSNSSASSPHSSLQHIPAYNYFDSANQQHYLHYPATSRTNHSRRLSATNDVRNYHHRAMERAAYANRSFIHHEQQQYAPQRAAGFTFESSHYGIDDSDRKNDRRRHSLYHIAQLSASKMDDLKHRFDEYSSSAAVGRGPHAGGGGGSRRPSRQSGGNQFTADGGRLNLGYSGSRSLEVYEPKPYRITQAEARQKGGSSAKTPKRGSRSSQGSTDSSHSSHSASSGSLLLTVANLENFAKIHKKHEPSYGTSKTMEEYLSSSTGMVPTAAILDAVGSKYNSNFILKQTHAENDTSSTDQIEKDYLKVNLPTESAIISIEEIASDLQQQRQQLQDQQNRATKTKDPDSESVASSTHFTMINGVGGPQRLPKSGICSRGHQITVLIVTMSIVFMVGICAAVFFLEMRAREMPR; this is encoded by the exons ATGGCCAACGAATGGGAAGCACCTTCCCGCAAAACCTCGCAATGCCTGTCCGATGGAAGCAACAGCAGCGCAAGTTCCCCACATTCCAGCCTTCAGCACATCCCAGCCTACAACTATTTCGACAGTGCCAACCAGCAGCATTATCTGCACTATCCGGCCACCAGTAGAACCAACCACAGTAGAAGACTCAGTGCCACGAATGACGTGAGGAACTATCATCACCGGGCGATGGAACGAGCCGCATATGCCAATCGAAGTTTCATACACCACGAACAGCAGCAGTACGCGCCACAACGGGCTGCCGGGTTTACCTTTGAATCGTCGCACTACGGAATCGATGATTCCGATCGTAAAAATGATCGCCGCCGCCATAGTCTGTACCATATCGCACAGCTGAGTGCGTCCAAGATGGATGATTTGAAACATCGGTTCGATGAGTACAGCTCCTCGGCGGCAGTTGGAAGAGGACCTCATGCGGGGGGTGGAGGCGGAAGTCGACGCCCGAGCCGGCAGAGCGGTGGCAATCAATTTACTGCTGATGGTGGTAGACTGAATCTTGGTTACAGCGGTAGCAGAAGTTTGGAAGTTTACGAGCCTAAACCGTACCGAATCACGCAGGCCGAAGCTAGGCAGAAAGGTGGCAGTAGTGCGAAAACACCAAAACGTGGCTCAAGGTCGTCACAAGGATCGACTGACAGTAGTCACAGTTCACAT AGTGCCTCGTCCGGCTCGCTACTGTTGACGGTAGcgaatttggaaaattttgcaAAGATCCACAAAAAACACGAACCCAGTTACGGCACCAGCAAAACCATGGAAGAGTACCTTTCCTCATCAACCGGAATGGTTCCGACTGCGGCCATATTAGACGCTGTTGGTAGCAAGTATAACAGCAACTTCATTTTGAAACAGACCCACGCCGAAAACGACACCAGTTCAACGGATCAAATCGAAAAAGACTATCTCAAAGTTAATCTGCCGACTGAGTCGGCCATCATTTCGATCGAGGAAATTGCCTCGGATCTGCAGCAACAACGACAACAGCTACAGGATCAACAGAATCGAGCAACGAAAACCAAAGATCCGGACTCGGAATCGGTGGCCAGTTCAACGCATTTTACCATGATCAATGGTGTGGGCGGTCCCCAGCGGTTGCCCAAGAGTGGCATCTGCTCCCGAGGGCACCAGATCACGGTGCTGATCGTGACGATGAGCATCGTTTTCATGGTCGGGATCTGCGCGGCAGTGTTCTTTCTGGAAA